The Brassica napus cultivar Da-Ae chromosome C7, Da-Ae, whole genome shotgun sequence genomic interval catcgatacgacattagtccaagcgttctcgtctacccttcgatgctatctcccgaagaccgtagcgaacccatttcacgattccccgccattctaagttatcaaactttaccgtaaaaaccgcggaaagttcgttctttatcgaaaaaagccgtaataaacgcttcgactcggaagacggcccaaagggacctaagacatgactcgaagcccaacttacgatttcttaaccaacagcccgtaagccgcatgacggtttacgcttggttcgcaaagaaagataaatgtcaagtttccgcggataaatacgaaattttgatgataattacgaagatcggaaaaaatggaatatctccatttttatgttatggcggcttaagggtagaaggagaaaagcgtaaaccgaccttggagccagtatataaggagtcctaggcgagaggcatgtaGGAGGActttcacagcaaacttagcacttagagcaattttaggcaattttccgtttttgttattcgagctacgactcaattaggtttttgccgtcatAGGGTTTTAGAATTAGGAATCTTGCcaacagctctcgtagcccagacacttaccttgttgtaaacgctcaaacgcagattcggaataagaactatcttctctcttttttgatttcttatttcattactgttctcgtttcatgttctgattgcttggcgtgtggtattagcagatatccgggacctctgggaaattagggttttcctagtttccttatttaaacagaaatcgacagtgcgaatttcggttcccacagagtACCGTCCGTAAGGGTTGTCATGTCATGACTGTGATCGAATGCGACTGGAAGTAGGGTCTTAATTTTCGAGCCGCGGTTGCCACTTCTAGCGCTAGCTTTTTCATTACGGGGTATCTAGTTTCGGCGTCTACCAATGATCTACTTACATAGTATATCGGTCTTTGTTCTCCGCTTTCTTCGTGGATTAGCACTCCGCTTACTGCATGTTCGGAAGTTACGACGTATAAAAGGAGGGTCTCTCCTGTGACCAGTTTTTATAGTACGTGCGGCTCACTGATATATGCCTTAAGTTCTTTTAGGGCGGAGTCGCATTCGGTGTTCCATTCGAACTTCTTATTTCCTTTCAATAGCTTGTAGAAAGGAAGGCACATGTCGGTTGACCTGGAGATGAAACAGTTTAATGCGGCTATTTTGCCGGTGAGGCACTGTACCTCTCGGATTGATCTCGGAGGCAGGGTATCGATGAGCGCCGCGATCTGTTTCGGGTTAGCTTTGATTCCCCTTTCAGTCACGAGGTATCTGAGGAACTCTCCGGAGGCTACTCCGAAAGTACATTTTGTAGGGTTCAGTTTCATTCTGAACTTGTTGAGAATGTTAAAGCACTCCTAGAGCTGGAGAACGTGGTCGCTGGCTCTTGATGACTTCACTAGCATGTCGTCTATGtaaacttccatcgtttttTCGAGTTGCGTGGAGAACATCTTATTTACTAATCTTTGGTAAGTGGCTCCGGCGTTCTTTAATCTGAATGGCATCACCTTGTAGCAGTACATGCCCCTCTCGGTGATGAAGCTCGTTTTTTCTTGGTCGTCGGGGTTCATAAGGATCTGATTATAGCCGGAAAATGCATCCATGAAGGAAAGTAGTTCGTGTCCAGTTGTGGCTTCTACCAGCCGGTTGATGTGTGGTAATGGGAAGCTATCTTTTGGGCATGCTTTGTTGAGATCGGTGAAATCGATGCACACTCTCCactttccatttttcttttttactacgATTGGGTTTGCGAACCAGTCGGGGTATTGGATTTCGCGAACATAACCGATTTTTAAGAGCTTGTCTACTTCGTCGTTTACAGCCTTGGCTCGTTCGGGCCCCAGCTTTCTTTGTTTCTGCTTGACAGGCTTAAACATAAGGTCGACGTTTAGGTCGTGGGAGGTGATACTGATGTCGATTCCGGGCATGTCTACTACAGACAATGCgaaagtttttatattttgcttAAGGAAAGATAAAAGGTCGCGCCTGACTTCAGGAGGGAGATCATTTTCGATGTTGACACCTTTTTCTGGGGAGCTTTCGTCTAGAGCGACGACGCTCAATAGGTCTCTGGCGGGGTCGTTTACCGTGAGATCACGTACGAGTGAGACATTCTCTCCTCGCTGGGGCATCCTTCGGAATCCGGTCATATAGCAGGTCGTGACTGTTTCTGGCTCCTGCGTATGGTTTCTTCGCCGGTTGGTGATAAAAACTTCAAGCATTGGTGATAAACCGAAGGGACCCCATCTGGTGTAGCCAGGGACGTCCTACGATGGCGTCGAACGGCATGAAATGATCAACTACGGTGAACCGGATCTCTAGTTCGACGTCGTAAGTATTGGTGGTTAGTGGCACAATCCCGAGTGACCGGACCGACTTTCCTTCGAAACTATTGAGGGGAGTCATTTCGTGATCGATTACTGGGGTCGGTTGGCTAATCGATCGCAGTATCTTTTGTGAAACGACGTTGACGGTGCTTCCGGTGTCTACGAGAATTTTCGTAAAGGTAGTGCCTGCAAGCTCCAACGTGATGACTAGGGCGGCGTCGTGGGGCATGTCGAGCTTAGCGATTTCGTGTTCGTGGAAATTTACTGTCTCGATTTCTCGTGTTATTTCTTCGGAAGGCGCAATGCCCGGCTCGTTAGTTGCTTGTTGCGAGGTATCAGATCGTTTGTCACTGGAGATACAATCTCATCTTCGGAGAGAGATGCTTTGATCCTTCGTGTCGTGGACAATTTTTGACGACTTCGGTTTTCCCGATCTAGAGAGGTCGAGACTGGTCGATTCGATGCAATTGGATCGTGTGTGACTTGGATCCATAGTCGCGCTTAGGAAACTTAGATCGCtttcttagaaaatatgtttttcgtTTATCATCCCCACAGTCGTCGCCAAaatgtagatcctaaaatctacactaagaatttgatagtgatcgggatTTTAATCTAGGGAAGataaatgatgtaggcaacgatatctttagaacacaacgatataaTCAGTTTCTAGTAAGCAAAAATagacttttattgatgaataagatcgacTACAATAAGTTAAACAAGGTCGAATATTACAAACGAGATCGTTAAGAGAAACGATCTAAAGATAGTTGAAAACAAGGTCGAGGTGtgggtgtagctctctctagggttttcaacgtgtgtTTCTTCATGTGCCTCGATCTCCTTTTGTAGTGAATGGAGTCCGGGGTCTCCGCAACCGTTCCGTGGTCTTTGACTTCCCGAATCGGTCTATCCTTGCTCGTACTGGCCTCTTAGTTGCTTAACGTCGCACGGCCCAAACTGGCTCCGGTCCGTTTGGCATATGGACCAGAATTGGGTCCAACACATACCTcgtatgttttatgtttttaatttgaatgcactttttcaaaaaaaaaaaacaaaaaaaaaattcaacttagCCAGAAGACATGGGCCATGGCTAGATACACATACACATCCTGTAACCAAGAAAATAGCTCACTAGACTTTCTCTGCTATTCGGGTTCACCTCAGGTCAGACCAGAAAGATCTCAAAGCGCATGCTTTGCTTGTCCTGAGCAAAGCAACAATGGAGACATATCTAACATCAACTACCCCCATCAATCTAATTCTCAAACTTCAATACAGAAGAAAGCATAAGGGTTTTGTTCCAAAAAAGGCAGAAGGGTGACTAGTGTAGCATCACGCCTCACTGGAGATGACACTGTCGACAACGTGAGCATCAATGCACCAAAGGGTTACGAGTCAGAGTGATGCCAAGAAGGGTACACTTCAAGGAAATAGGAGATAAACTAAGCTACCAAGTGAAATTTTCATCTTCTACATCTACACTTAAAGAAGATGCGTTTGGTTCAGTCACATGGTCTAATGGAATGCACAGAGTTAGAAGTCCTTTCGTTGTAACAAGCAAAACTGATATataatactccttccgtttcatattaagtgtcgttttagagaatttttttcgttacaaataagtgtcgttttcgattttcaatgcaaaatttatttttttattggttgaaatatagtTAGGTGTAGaggtaatagtgtttttttataggaaatgtacaaaattaattgtttccttaatccgTGTGCCAAAACCTAAAAGAATAGTTATAATGAAGGGagtatatttttcataaaccatatatataataaaagagaAATAAGGTTTGTTACACACTCAATTATTCAAaccaaaagagaaaagaaacagCATAGCACAACTTCAAGTCACTCAAAGGCCCATGCATTCTCCTTGCGAACCTCAGATTCTTCCGCATCTGTGTAGTCTTTCTTGATGTGGAAGATTTCGCGAATCTGAAGCACAGTCTTGCCTCTCATCATATCGGCCACAGTCTTGCACGTTAGGTCAAGAAGTCCAGGGATGATCAGAAAGTTTGCAGCCTGCAAAACATATCATCAAAACCCTAACAGAATCATGCATGATTAGAAACCCTAATTGGCTAAGAAAGCGTGACTCACAAGCATGAGATCAAAGAGGAGAGGCTGGTCGACTTTGACGAAATCGGCGTCCCAAGTCTTGAGCTCGATGTCTTCGTTAGCACCGTAGGTGTCTTTGTCTCCGGCGTGGGCTTCGGCGGCTGCTTCGACGTGTTTCTTGCAGTACTCGATAACCTTGGCGAGGGTTGCACTGTTGACGTTTGCAAGAGGGATTCCGCCATCGGTGCAGTCGTCCTCGATCATGTTCTTGATCGTCTGACACTCGAGCGCAACGGCTTCATCGACCTCGAAAGATTTGCCTTCGGAGCTCTCGAGGATGATCTTCTTCGACATAGTTGGCAGAATATTCTAAAAGGCCGACAGGGAGATGAGATGATGAATGAATACAAAAGGTGGTGGATTGGTGCTTTATTTATAGGACCTGATTGTTAAAACTAGAGaatctaaattatatattaacgtTGGTTTGTTGTTATCCaggaaatgaagaaaaaaaatgtaaatatatacttccaaaatttaatatgaaatttcCATCTTCGGATGAAGATACGGGtgaaaaagatttcaaaattgtaaagtaattttggaaaataaggaaagataaattcaaagattttttttgggtGAAACTAGGAACTATTGCTAGGCTGTAAATTCAAATACACTTAATATAAACCTGGCCATTGtactaaaagaataaatatatcttgaaataaaaatgtattttttcaaattaaaaaatatgatttcttGCCTTGTTTATGTCCAATGCAATTTATAGACATATATCGTTAAGGCTGTCAAGCTGACATGTCTTAGGATAGGGATAAACATAAATATCTGCACCCAAGAAACTGATATGGAACCGATTCGAAAATCAGGATATCCGACCCGATCGGATCTTGCCTAAATATCCAAAATGattctttttttcaaaacccaaaaaacagAAAACGAATCTGATCCGCACCGAAAATCGAATGAGTATCCGAACATAtccaaacatataaatataatatatatatattatttataattatatttatatttatattaatacctaaaattaaaattataaatcaaatatttagttattttgggTATATATAGATAGAAATGGATGTTTTGGATACTAAATACCCAAAAAACATTCTATCTATGgttgttgtaaaaaaaactgTGTGTATATATGGTTACTTTCGgacaaaaaaataaccaattcgaacaatatatattgagtatttttggggttttagttattttagatAAGTTTGAGTAGTTTAGATATAAAATACTGGAGTTGAATTGAGTAGTTTGGTTACTTCGGTAAAACCCGAACCACCCGGATCCGAGAGGATTCGACTCGAACCCAATCTGATTTTTTATAAGACCCGAATAAGAACATTttttaaaacccaaaaaatcagATATCCGAATGGATAGTACCATATCCGAATGGGTATCCGAACGCCTATGTCTAAGTTAGTATGTGACTAGACGATCTAACTAGAAAACCAAATTCTACATGAGCTAGGTAGTCTGGGGGTATCAACAGAACCGTCTTAACCAATTTAATAGTTTTGGTGAAATATTGATATGGGCTcttttataaacattttcttaacttttctttatttcattttcttagGTTGAACCAATATAATTTTTTCCTcggaaaaattataaaatagtgAAACATACAACTAATTTATAGGGTTTTGTATTGTTGTTGTGTGTGAGTTAGTTTTAGTTGACTATGgactttttattataattttaccaAGTATTTAGTcttttaacaatttaaaatacaaatgcTAAAGTAACCTCTCGCATGACTGAATTTTTCGAAATAGTTGGAGGAGATTCAAAAATTGAAGAGAAGATTTCAGGATAAGCTTATACTTCGAAAACAGAATAGGACTGCCGATCATTTAGCTAGATCTGCTCGATCTTTTCATCGGTCTTTTTCTTATGTTGGTTATTCCATTTTGGACTGATTAACCAGACCACCAGGTCTTTAAGATTgagtaataatatattttttgttgtaaaaagaGAAGTTGAAATGCAcctttataattaataaaataactcTAAAAATAATTGTGGGCCCGTGTATCCAGAGGGCAACCGCCCGTGTAGTCAAGAGTCGGGACTGCATATCGGCAATATTACTCTTGCATTATTTTGTAACGATGGTCATGATGCTTACTGCCCAATTAAGATGATACTGTtggggaaagtcacacggcgcagcggaaatagtaatggtcgtgttcccctgaccttgtgtgaacctgtgaagaaaatacttcgacgatggcaGAATATAGTATAAGCGGAAACGTAAATGAGACAATCACTTTTTACGTGaaaaacctcctcgatgtgagaaggaaaaaccacgggaccgtattccactcaaaaatccactatataaatgtttgtgagtacaaccacgtcctccctgttcaacaaccagaacagaacagagacaCTAGCTTCAAaaagagctatctccaacacaaacaacaacaacaagagagcaacacaaagcttcaaaaccggcagcaaccaaacgacctcagctcacaagGATTCCGGCATCCAGAGACTAATCCAACCatacaaatccaagataaacaaggCAACAATACCTCcgccaaatttcagctcaagaagagaagatctcaccgtcggatttaccaaacacccaagactgtcccgctgaagaactgtgacgaccagcttcactaaaaaccagacaacagaagatccaaccgttgaaatccaaatcccttcggtgaatctctaacccactgactgaagaagcttcccacaatATATCAGCCCGATCGAGTTCCGTTTGATCCTCCAAAACCAATCTTGAAATAGCCTGACGAgttttctcctccttctctcttctttctctcttttgtttctctctaaactctattattgtgaGTCTACAGTGCAAAGGGGAACATTAATTATTTCCTAAGTTCACCCCAATTGGTTctctccatctaggagggacccaacaAACTCCCCCTCCGACTAGATGGAAGAGACAGTCATTCCGGCTATCTCTCGGCATACCTCAAGCTTCCCCCTCGGTAATGACTTCGTCATCATATCAGCTCCATTATCATCCGTATGAACTTTCTCAAGTTCCACTTCCTTAGAAGAAACCACATCACGTATCCAATGATACCTCCTCTGAATGTGTTTTGACTTCGAATGAAATGTAGAATTCTTCCCGAGACAAATAGCGCTTTGACTATCACAAAGCAACACATACTTTTCTTGCTTGAAACCGATCTCTtcacagaagttcttcatccacaacAGCTCTTTACAAGCTTCAACTGCAGCAATGAACTCTGCCTCAGTGGTAGATAGTGCAACACACTTTTGCAACCTTGACTGCCATGCCACAGCTCCACCCGCAAATGTTACCAAGTAACCCAAAGTAGACTTGCTAGAATCAGCATCTCCAGACATGTCAGAATCAGTGAAACTGGCCAGCAAATGCTTTTTACCCCCAAATGTAATCTTCAAATCAGAAGTCCCTCGgagatatctcaaaatccacttcacagcattccaatgttctcttcccggattggagagaaacctgctgacaactccaacggcgtaggctaaatccggtcttgtacagaccatggcatacatcaaactacccactgcagaagcatacgaaaccttcgccatatcttccttctccgcatatgtcttcggactttgttgactgctcagtcttaagtgtggagcaagaggagtactcaacactttagacttgtccatgtgaaaccgcttaagtactttttcaatgtacttctcctgagataagtgaatcagcttctcacctctatcccgaataattctcataccaagaatctgtttcgctggacccatatctttcatggcaaaggactcactgagctgctctttcaactccttaattctgtccatgttcctgcccacaatcaacatatcatcgacatacaacaacaagatgataaaatcatcctcaccgaacaccttcacaaatacacaatggtctgaatcagtctatgccttggtgcttgcttcaatccataaaggcttttcttcaagcggcaaaccaaattttctttgccctTTTGCACATAGCCTTCCGGTTGTTCCATGTAGATCTCTTCTTCCAAATTACCATGAAGAAAAGCAGTCTTCACGTCCATTTGCTCAACCTCTAGATCAATgctcgctgccaatccaagtacaacccgaatggatgacatcttcacagcaggagaaaagatttcatcataatcaattcccttcttttggctgtagcctttcacaaccaatctagccttgtgtcgaggtggcaaattatcatcctcatgcttaattctgtacacccacttattaagcaaagccttcttgcccttaggcaattccaccaactcaaaagtatggttctcatcaaaagaatccatctcctcatccatggctccaaaccacttatccttgtgttcatcctccaaagcttcttcatagctttcaggctctcccccatcagtaagtaatacatactcactaggatcataccttgtcgacggtttaagacctctctcggatcttctaacaatagtaggttggttctcagcagctggtgtctcaccatgatcgtcaccatgatcaccactaccatcttcatgtgcgggagcatctgcactgggtgtattatcctgaacctcaacctaacctcaccgtgaaccgatgtagaaggagtagcctctgtatcgatcaaaccctcaaaaatctgagttggctttttggacttgtcaatgtccttaatcgtttgatcttccataaacacaacatctctgctccttacgagcttcctctcaacgggatcataaaaactgtacccgaactcatcatgaccataaccgatgaacacacactgccgcgacttcatctcaagcttcgatctatcaaccttgggaatatgaacaaatgccttacacccaaagaccctcaagtgactgtaagaaacatccttaccagtccaaaccttctctggaacatcaccatccaatggagcacttggtgacaaattcagcacatgaaccaccgtgttcaaagcttctgcccagaaagtcatcgataagcctgactatgagatcaaacatctcatcctctcGACAATCGTCCGATTCATCCTTTCAGCCAACCCATTCAACTGTGGAGTATGAGGTGGCGTGAACTGATGCTTTATTCCATGCTCTTTGCAATAAGCATCAAATGGTCcaagatactctccaccattatcactgcggatacacttcagcttcttccccgtttgtctctcaaccaatgccacaaagtgcttgaaatatcccagcacctgatccttcgtcctcataggaaatacccacgacttccttgaatgatcatcaataaaagtcacaaaatatGATGCGCCGCCaagagatcttgtcttcattggaccacacacatctgagtgtaccaaatccagtacctcgggtttccta includes:
- the LOC106407901 gene encoding uncharacterized protein LOC106407901; protein product: MPHDAALVITLELAGTTFTKILVDTGSTVNVVSQKILRSISQPTPVIDHEMTPLNSFEGKSVRSLGIVPLTTNTYDVELEIRFTVVDHFMPFDAIVGRPWLHQMGSLRFITNA
- the LOC125589721 gene encoding SKP1-like protein 3, with the protein product MSKKIILESSEGKSFEVDEAVALECQTIKNMIEDDCTDGGIPLANVNSATLAKVIEYCKKHVEAAAEAHAGDKDTYGANEDIELKTWDADFVKVDQPLLFDLMLAANFLIIPGLLDLTCKTVADMMRGKTVLQIREIFHIKKDYTDAEESEVRKENAWAFE